In Brevundimonas sp. SGAir0440, one DNA window encodes the following:
- a CDS encoding OmpA family protein, producing the protein MKTFVLASSAAAALALSAGAASAEPNGWYGAIDAGYQWIDEINAESSTTGANWNWEVNDGWAAFARLGYRFNPNWRVELEGGYRSGDIGTVRAVSGTQGLCNLTPATGGCFSPEGDIESATLMANVIYDFGFEYWGVRPFVGLGAGVNRVDTNTIGALRANRAATFAVDDTSTKFAAQAIAGLAWAVGDRANIDLTYRYLTGDANFASTTAGTGVGATQFGEWDGDYDQSHTVTLGLRYSFGAEDAPPPPPPPPPPPPPPPPPPPPPPPVAQTPVARQFVVYFDWDRSDLTAEARSVVTQAANYAKSGRPTRVLIVGYTDTSGSAAYNLGLSNRRSRTVADALVAQGVNGGVIALDGKGETNLAKPTADGVREPLNRRATIDINF; encoded by the coding sequence ATGAAGACTTTCGTGCTGGCCTCCAGCGCAGCGGCCGCCCTGGCCCTGTCGGCTGGCGCTGCGTCGGCGGAACCCAATGGCTGGTACGGCGCCATCGATGCCGGTTATCAATGGATCGACGAGATCAACGCTGAATCGTCCACGACCGGCGCCAACTGGAACTGGGAAGTGAACGACGGCTGGGCGGCGTTTGCTCGCCTCGGCTACCGCTTCAACCCGAACTGGCGCGTTGAACTGGAAGGCGGCTACCGCTCGGGCGACATCGGCACCGTGCGCGCTGTCTCGGGCACGCAAGGCCTGTGCAACCTGACCCCGGCGACGGGCGGCTGCTTCTCGCCCGAAGGCGACATCGAATCCGCCACCCTGATGGCCAACGTCATCTATGACTTCGGCTTCGAATACTGGGGCGTTCGTCCGTTCGTCGGCCTCGGCGCCGGTGTGAACCGCGTCGACACCAACACGATCGGCGCTCTGCGCGCCAACCGTGCCGCCACCTTCGCCGTCGATGACACCTCGACCAAGTTCGCCGCTCAGGCGATCGCCGGTCTGGCTTGGGCCGTGGGCGACCGCGCCAACATCGACCTGACCTACCGCTACCTGACGGGCGACGCCAACTTCGCCTCGACGACGGCCGGTACGGGCGTGGGCGCCACGCAGTTCGGCGAATGGGATGGCGACTACGACCAGTCGCACACCGTGACCCTGGGTCTGCGCTACAGCTTCGGTGCGGAAGACGCTCCGCCGCCGCCGCCTCCGCCGCCTCCGCCCCCGCCGCCGCCTCCTCCGCCCCCGCCGCCCCCGCCGCCGGTCGCGCAGACCCCGGTCGCTCGCCAGTTCGTCGTCTACTTCGACTGGGATCGCTCGGACCTGACCGCGGAAGCCCGCTCGGTGGTGACGCAGGCCGCCAACTACGCCAAGTCGGGTCGTCCGACGCGCGTCCTGATCGTCGGCTACACCGACACCTCGGGTTCGGCCGCCTATAACCTGGGTCTGTCCAACCGTCGTTCGCGCACCGTCGCGGACGCCCTGGTGGCTCAAGGCGTCAACGGCGGCGTGATCGCCCTGGACGGCAAGGGCGAAACCAACCTGGCCAAGCCGACCGCCGACGGTGTGCGCGAACCGCTCAACCGCCGCGCGACCATCGACATCAACTTCTAA
- a CDS encoding threonine/serine dehydratase, with protein MTTHLPSYEGVLDAARQIDGVAVRTPLLESPALNAVVGGRVLMKAESLQRAGAFKFRGAYNRISRLTEEEKARGVVAFSSGNHAQGVAAAAAMVGAPAIIVMPSDSPKVKVEGVIDFGGEVRFYDRWTESREAIGAAIATERGSILVPPFDDPFIIEGQGTTALEMLDQADAPFDQLLCGASGGGLMAGINLVMAERSPATQVFVVEPEAFDDTARSLAAGERVGHPQGAPSICDALMSPMPGVLTWPINRRLAGAITVSDADVAEAMRFAFRHLKIVLEPGGAVSLAALLVGKIETTGRTTAIVLSGGNVDPTLYAEIIEGRFGG; from the coding sequence ATGACGACGCACCTGCCCAGCTATGAAGGCGTCCTCGACGCCGCCCGCCAGATCGACGGGGTGGCCGTCCGCACGCCCCTGCTCGAAAGCCCGGCTCTGAACGCGGTTGTCGGCGGGCGGGTTCTGATGAAGGCGGAAAGCCTGCAACGCGCCGGAGCCTTCAAATTTCGCGGGGCCTACAACCGAATCAGCCGACTGACCGAAGAGGAGAAGGCGCGCGGCGTCGTCGCCTTCTCATCCGGCAACCATGCGCAGGGCGTCGCCGCTGCCGCCGCCATGGTCGGGGCGCCGGCGATCATCGTCATGCCTTCGGATTCGCCGAAGGTGAAGGTCGAAGGCGTGATCGACTTCGGCGGCGAGGTGCGCTTCTACGACCGCTGGACCGAAAGCCGCGAGGCGATCGGCGCGGCCATCGCCACCGAGCGCGGGTCGATCCTGGTTCCACCGTTCGATGATCCCTTCATCATCGAGGGCCAGGGGACGACGGCGCTGGAAATGCTGGATCAGGCGGATGCGCCGTTCGACCAGCTCTTGTGCGGGGCGTCCGGAGGCGGATTGATGGCCGGGATCAATCTGGTCATGGCCGAACGCAGTCCCGCGACGCAGGTGTTCGTGGTCGAGCCCGAAGCCTTCGACGACACCGCGCGATCGCTGGCGGCCGGGGAGCGGGTCGGTCACCCGCAAGGCGCGCCGTCGATCTGCGACGCCCTGATGTCGCCGATGCCGGGCGTGCTGACCTGGCCGATCAATCGACGGCTGGCGGGGGCGATCACTGTCTCGGATGCCGACGTCGCGGAAGCGATGCGTTTCGCGTTCCGCCATCTCAAGATCGTCCTCGAACCCGGCGGCGCCGTCTCGCTCGCGGCCCTGCTTGTCGGAAAGATCGAGACGACAGGACGGACGACGGCCATTGTGCTTTCAGGCGGCAACGTCGATCCGACGCTATACGCCGAGATCATCGAGGGGCGCTTCGGCGGCTGA
- a CDS encoding phytanoyl-CoA dioxygenase family protein: MTLDLAAFQDLGAHRFQGAVSDDLETLFTILADLPSDRAGVRLRGIDRLSQYLAPDGRIGAVAAEVLGDASRPVRAILFDKTAETNWSLDWHQDRTICVERRVAVDGYGPWSMKAGMQHVAPPFDLLARMVTVRVHLDDVSVENAPLLIAPGSHRYGRVAIDDVPEVVRQCGVQVCLAKAGDIWLYATPILHASDAAARPTRRRVLQIDYAAEELPGDLEWLGV, encoded by the coding sequence ATGACGCTCGATCTTGCGGCGTTTCAGGATTTGGGCGCCCACCGTTTTCAAGGCGCGGTTTCGGATGACCTCGAGACTCTGTTCACGATCCTCGCTGACCTTCCATCTGATCGCGCGGGCGTGCGCCTACGCGGCATTGATCGACTAAGCCAATATTTAGCGCCAGACGGACGGATAGGGGCCGTCGCCGCCGAGGTGCTCGGCGATGCCAGCCGTCCCGTCCGGGCTATTCTTTTCGACAAGACGGCTGAAACCAATTGGTCGCTGGATTGGCACCAAGACCGCACGATCTGCGTCGAGCGGCGTGTCGCCGTCGATGGATATGGTCCCTGGTCCATGAAGGCGGGAATGCAGCATGTCGCTCCGCCTTTCGATCTGCTTGCGCGTATGGTGACCGTGAGAGTGCATCTGGATGATGTCTCCGTAGAGAATGCACCGCTCCTCATCGCTCCGGGTTCTCATCGTTATGGCCGGGTTGCGATCGACGATGTCCCTGAGGTCGTTCGACAGTGCGGCGTTCAGGTCTGCCTCGCCAAGGCCGGCGATATCTGGCTGTACGCAACGCCGATTTTGCACGCTTCAGACGCCGCAGCCCGTCCCACGCGACGGCGTGTTCTTCAGATCGACTATGCGGCCGAAGAGCTTCCTGGCGATCTGGAATGGCTGGGCGTCTGA
- a CDS encoding MaoC family dehydratase: MTKTSELPGLIGQEVGVSKWFDVTQARIDAFADCTEDRQFIHVDPEAAKATPFGGTIAHGFLTLSLASAMSYDAVAPLEGVVMGVNYGFDKLRFLAPVPAGSRVRGRFKLMSADDKGGGRWLLKHELTVEIDGADKPALIAEWLGMQMVDPKIEP; the protein is encoded by the coding sequence ATGACCAAGACGAGTGAGCTACCGGGACTGATCGGCCAGGAGGTCGGGGTGTCGAAATGGTTCGATGTCACTCAGGCCCGGATCGACGCTTTCGCCGATTGCACCGAGGATCGTCAGTTCATCCATGTCGATCCCGAAGCGGCCAAAGCCACGCCGTTCGGCGGAACAATCGCGCATGGCTTCCTGACCCTGAGCCTGGCTTCGGCCATGAGCTATGACGCCGTGGCCCCGCTGGAGGGCGTCGTGATGGGCGTGAACTACGGCTTCGACAAGCTGCGGTTCTTGGCGCCGGTGCCGGCAGGGTCACGCGTTCGCGGTCGTTTCAAACTCATGTCCGCCGACGACAAGGGCGGGGGACGCTGGTTGCTGAAGCACGAACTGACGGTCGAGATCGACGGGGCCGACAAGCCGGCGCTGATTGCCGAGTGGCTCGGGATGCAGATGGTCGATCCAAAAATCGAGCCGTGA
- a CDS encoding isopenicillin N synthase family oxygenase yields the protein MTQYDADFQAFSDALGASFSRYGFAVVADHGLDEARITAAIDDAKAFFALPEAVKRQYHQPGTGGARGLTPFGVEAAKDAKTVDLKEFWHVGRELPEGHPYRRYMRDNLWPTEIEGFREHLYGMFEDLDALGAKILRAIARYLKLGDDFFADKVDMGNSVLRMLHYPPVPADAPGVRAGAHEDINVITLLLGAEEAGLQLKDKDGSWLDIAPPPGALVVNIGDMLQRLTNHVLPSTTHRVVNPAPERRGFARYSTPFFLHFNPDFPIETLPSAITPDNPDRYAGKTILAEDYLTERLREIRLL from the coding sequence ATGACGCAGTACGACGCCGATTTTCAGGCGTTCAGCGACGCATTGGGCGCCTCCTTCTCCCGCTATGGCTTCGCTGTCGTCGCCGATCATGGTCTGGACGAGGCGCGCATCACCGCAGCCATCGACGACGCCAAGGCCTTCTTCGCCCTGCCGGAAGCGGTGAAGCGCCAGTACCATCAGCCCGGTACCGGCGGCGCGCGCGGCCTGACCCCGTTCGGAGTCGAGGCGGCCAAGGACGCCAAAACGGTCGATCTGAAGGAGTTCTGGCACGTCGGCCGGGAACTGCCCGAAGGCCATCCCTATCGCCGCTATATGCGCGACAACCTCTGGCCAACCGAGATCGAGGGCTTCCGCGAGCATCTCTATGGCATGTTCGAAGACCTGGACGCCCTGGGCGCCAAGATCCTGCGCGCCATCGCCCGCTATCTGAAGCTGGGCGACGACTTCTTCGCGGACAAGGTCGACATGGGCAACAGCGTCCTGCGCATGCTGCACTATCCGCCGGTTCCGGCCGATGCGCCTGGCGTGCGCGCCGGGGCGCATGAAGACATCAATGTCATCACCCTGCTGCTCGGCGCCGAAGAGGCTGGTCTTCAGCTGAAGGATAAGGACGGCAGCTGGCTCGACATCGCCCCGCCGCCCGGCGCCTTGGTCGTCAATATCGGCGACATGCTTCAGCGGCTGACCAACCACGTCCTGCCGTCGACGACCCACCGCGTGGTCAATCCGGCGCCTGAGCGTCGCGGCTTCGCCCGCTATTCGACGCCCTTCTTCCTGCACTTCAACCCGGACTTCCCGATCGAGACACTGCCCAGCGCCATCACGCCGGACAATCCCGATCGCTATGCGGGCAAGACCATCCTGGCCGAGGATTATCTGACCGAACGCCTGCGCGAAATCCGCCTGCTCTAG
- a CDS encoding OmpA family protein, with protein sequence MRAKFIVASVSIAALLGAAACTTTDPYRSGPVRNNTGTGAIAGALGGAVLGYLTNTSNGEQGRKNALIGAGIGALGGAAVGQYMDRQQRAMEAELSGSGVGVARQGDLLVLRMPSDVTFATNQSSIDPRFLPVLDDVARVLQQYDQSTVDVIGHTDSSGGDAINQPLSERRASSVASELVRRGVLAQRLYVAGNSSRNPVASNATAEGKAQNRRVEILIRPFTG encoded by the coding sequence ATGCGCGCCAAGTTCATCGTCGCCAGCGTTTCCATCGCCGCCCTGTTGGGGGCCGCCGCCTGCACCACCACAGACCCCTATCGTTCGGGTCCGGTTCGCAACAACACCGGGACTGGCGCCATCGCCGGTGCGCTGGGCGGCGCGGTTCTCGGCTATCTGACCAACACCTCGAACGGCGAACAGGGCCGCAAGAATGCTCTGATCGGCGCCGGCATCGGCGCGCTGGGCGGCGCCGCCGTCGGCCAATATATGGATCGTCAGCAACGCGCGATGGAAGCCGAACTGTCCGGCTCCGGTGTCGGCGTGGCGCGTCAGGGCGACCTGCTTGTACTGCGCATGCCGTCGGACGTGACCTTCGCCACGAACCAGTCGTCCATCGATCCGCGCTTCCTACCGGTGCTGGACGATGTCGCCCGCGTTCTGCAGCAGTATGACCAGTCGACGGTGGACGTGATCGGCCACACCGACTCTTCAGGCGGTGACGCGATCAACCAGCCCCTGTCGGAGCGCCGCGCCAGCAGCGTCGCCTCTGAACTGGTGCGCCGTGGCGTTCTGGCCCAACGCCTCTACGTCGCCGGTAATAGCTCGCGTAACCCGGTGGCCTCGAACGCCACCGCCGAAGGCAAGGCGCAGAACCGCCGCGTCGAAATCCTGATCCGGCCGTTCACCGGCTGA
- a CDS encoding TadE/TadG family type IV pilus assembly protein encodes MVKVSNRIGRAVKALRMFASRLSSDRGGNVVMIFALVMPALIMLTLGGIDINRVTTAKARVQDALDAAALAAARSSYTDPKDLKTVALVALRANLRNASVEPFADDAVKIELTKDQVVIADIQVQVKTLIANVVLPPYGKILDDTLPVSVHSEVNRSSKDIEVSLVLDITGSMASNNRIGDLKNAANQLIKLVVQPAAKQTPYYSRMAIVPYSIGVNLGARADAARGASIGSTSISGAAWAAAAAKSISGITRASPGVVTANGHGLSTDDYVWISGVNGMTQINNRAYKVMRIDANRVSLQYQSGANWYALNTTSGNGYSSYSSGGQIRKCMRSDCFVTISSTNHGLSKGDTLQIADVKGMTALNTTNDEGLYEVLEKISNDVFVIPVGGATFADYSGGGSVQCGNDGCATRVFRDAQYNRLTAFDNTSCVSERTGSQAYTDAAPSTARVGRNYAAPQRSTPVRSAGNPCPTATIQPLTSNIDTLTGLVNGLTVTGSTSGQIGLAWGWYTVSNQFNGLWSSNPAAAYAPTKVLKAVILMTDGEFNTPYCGGVIARDAGSGSGNLFDKIACDATNGDPFDQAAKLCTGMKAKGVIVYTVGFSITPGSDAANILSTCATDKDKAFLPQSGADLSNDFQAIGRDITRLRISR; translated from the coding sequence ATGGTGAAGGTTTCCAATCGGATCGGCAGGGCGGTGAAGGCTCTGCGCATGTTCGCGTCGCGCCTCTCGTCGGACCGCGGCGGCAATGTCGTGATGATCTTCGCTCTGGTGATGCCGGCGCTGATCATGCTGACCCTGGGCGGCATCGACATCAACCGCGTGACGACGGCGAAGGCCCGCGTTCAAGACGCGCTGGACGCCGCCGCCCTGGCCGCGGCGCGCTCGTCCTATACCGATCCGAAAGACCTGAAGACCGTCGCGCTGGTGGCGCTGAGAGCCAATCTGCGCAACGCCTCGGTGGAGCCGTTCGCCGACGACGCCGTCAAGATCGAGTTGACGAAAGATCAGGTCGTCATCGCCGACATCCAAGTCCAGGTGAAGACGCTGATCGCCAATGTGGTCCTGCCGCCCTATGGCAAGATTCTCGATGATACTCTGCCGGTCAGCGTCCACTCCGAGGTGAACCGATCGTCCAAGGACATCGAGGTCTCACTGGTGCTCGACATCACCGGCTCGATGGCCAGCAACAATCGGATAGGTGATCTTAAGAACGCCGCGAACCAGCTGATCAAACTGGTCGTGCAGCCGGCCGCGAAACAGACGCCCTACTATTCCCGCATGGCCATTGTGCCCTATTCGATCGGCGTGAACTTGGGCGCTCGCGCCGACGCCGCACGCGGCGCCTCGATCGGATCGACCAGCATCAGCGGCGCTGCATGGGCGGCGGCGGCGGCCAAGTCGATCTCCGGCATCACGCGCGCTTCGCCGGGCGTCGTGACCGCCAACGGCCACGGGCTATCGACCGACGACTACGTCTGGATCAGCGGCGTCAACGGCATGACCCAGATCAACAATCGCGCCTATAAGGTCATGCGGATCGACGCCAATCGGGTGTCTCTGCAATATCAGTCGGGCGCGAACTGGTATGCGCTGAACACCACTAGCGGCAATGGATACAGCAGCTACAGCTCGGGCGGTCAGATCCGCAAATGCATGCGCTCCGACTGCTTCGTCACCATCTCCTCCACGAATCACGGCTTGTCGAAAGGCGACACGCTTCAGATCGCTGACGTTAAGGGCATGACGGCGCTCAACACGACGAATGATGAAGGCCTTTACGAAGTCCTCGAAAAGATCTCGAACGACGTGTTTGTAATTCCTGTCGGCGGCGCCACGTTCGCTGACTATTCTGGTGGCGGTTCGGTCCAATGCGGCAACGACGGATGCGCCACGCGCGTCTTCCGTGACGCTCAGTACAATCGCCTGACCGCCTTTGATAACACCAGCTGCGTCAGCGAGCGTACGGGTTCACAAGCCTACACCGATGCGGCTCCAAGCACGGCCAGGGTGGGTCGCAACTATGCGGCTCCGCAGCGCTCAACGCCCGTAAGATCGGCGGGCAACCCCTGCCCGACAGCGACGATACAGCCGCTGACTTCCAACATCGACACATTGACGGGGCTCGTGAACGGCTTGACCGTTACAGGATCAACGTCCGGGCAGATTGGCTTGGCTTGGGGTTGGTACACCGTATCCAACCAGTTCAACGGCCTGTGGTCGTCCAATCCCGCCGCTGCCTATGCACCGACCAAGGTGTTGAAGGCCGTCATTCTGATGACGGACGGCGAATTCAACACGCCCTATTGCGGCGGCGTCATCGCCCGCGATGCGGGCTCAGGGTCCGGCAACCTCTTTGACAAGATTGCCTGCGATGCCACGAACGGCGACCCGTTCGATCAGGCCGCAAAACTGTGCACCGGCATGAAGGCCAAGGGCGTGATTGTCTACACCGTGGGCTTCTCGATCACGCCCGGCAGCGACGCAGCCAACATCCTCAGCACCTGCGCTACCGACAAGGATAAGGCCTTCCTGCCACAGTCGGGCGCGGACCTGTCCAACGACTTCCAGGCCATCGGACGCGACATCACCCGACTACGGATTTCCCGCTGA
- a CDS encoding phosphotransferase family protein: MTDAAPLDAQSAFSGTREVDPRYRLDEAALDVWMRAHVSGYAGPLTVRQFKGGQSNPTYDLVTPSAAYVLRRKPPGVLLPSAHAVDREFQVISALAAQGFPVAKPHALCLDETVIGSIFYVMDKVEGRIFWDLKLPGLTPVERRAVYEAQTDTLARLHAFDPSAIGLGDYGKAGNYFARQVGRWTKQYHASETEPVPAMDRLIAFLPESLPAEGPSRIVHGDFRLDNMILAPDRAEVRAVLDWELSTLGDPMADFSYLLIAWAIPASLRNGLAGADLEALGIPSVDETVERYAAATGMRPANLDWLYAYNLFRLAAICQGIAGRVRDGTAASAHAKTMAAQVGPLSDAAWGFAKKAGA; encoded by the coding sequence ATGACCGACGCCGCCCCGCTGGACGCCCAGAGCGCCTTTTCCGGCACGCGCGAGGTCGATCCACGTTATCGCCTGGACGAGGCGGCGCTGGACGTCTGGATGCGCGCCCACGTCTCGGGATACGCCGGCCCGCTGACGGTGCGCCAGTTCAAGGGCGGCCAGTCGAACCCGACCTATGATCTGGTGACGCCCTCGGCCGCCTATGTGCTGCGGCGCAAACCGCCCGGCGTCCTGCTGCCCAGCGCCCACGCCGTCGACCGCGAGTTTCAGGTCATCTCGGCCTTGGCCGCACAAGGCTTCCCAGTCGCTAAGCCTCATGCCCTATGCCTGGACGAAACCGTCATCGGCTCGATCTTCTATGTGATGGATAAGGTCGAGGGTCGGATCTTCTGGGATTTGAAACTGCCCGGCCTGACGCCCGTGGAGCGGCGCGCCGTCTATGAAGCTCAGACGGACACGCTGGCCCGGCTGCACGCCTTCGATCCGTCCGCCATCGGCTTGGGCGACTACGGCAAGGCCGGCAACTATTTCGCGCGTCAGGTCGGCCGCTGGACCAAACAGTATCATGCGTCGGAGACCGAGCCGGTTCCGGCGATGGATCGGCTGATCGCCTTCCTGCCCGAAAGCCTCCCGGCCGAGGGACCCAGCCGCATCGTCCACGGCGACTTTCGTCTCGACAACATGATCCTGGCGCCGGACCGAGCAGAGGTTCGCGCCGTGCTGGATTGGGAGCTGTCGACCCTGGGCGATCCGATGGCCGACTTCTCCTATCTGCTGATCGCTTGGGCGATTCCGGCCTCGCTGCGCAACGGCCTCGCCGGCGCCGATCTGGAGGCTTTGGGCATTCCGTCCGTGGATGAGACCGTCGAACGCTACGCCGCCGCGACGGGAATGCGGCCCGCCAATCTCGACTGGCTCTACGCCTACAACCTGTTCCGCCTGGCCGCCATCTGTCAGGGCATCGCCGGCCGGGTCCGCGACGGCACCGCCGCCAGCGCCCACGCCAAGACTATGGCCGCCCAGGTCGGTCCGCTCAGTGACGCGGCCTGGGGCTTTGCAAAGAAGGCGGGCGCTTAG
- the glpK gene encoding glycerol kinase GlpK, with the protein MSLILAIDQGTTSTRAIAFEVAPQAARSAVGEEEGDLRPVAVSQIELAQHFPKSGWVEHDAAEIWAATLQTCREVVRKAGGVARFNAIGITNQRETAVIWDAATGEPLHRAIVWQDRRTADVTARLTAQGHEPRVQTATGLILDPYFSATKFAWLLDAVPGSRERAAKGEVKLGTIDAWLIWKLTGGRVHATDATNASRTSLMDLSCVEWRDDLCALFDIPREALPDIVPCAGVIGESDPALFGQPLPIAGSAGDQQAALVGHGALKAGDAKITYGTGAFLVANVGVEPVASTRRLLGTLGYQAGGQTAYALEGSIFSAGSAIQWLRDGVGLISESRQSEAMAQTLRDNGGIYMVPGFTGLGAPWWEPEARGTIVGLTRDSGPAHFVRAALEALAYQTRDLLDALAADGAPPLKTLKVDGGVTANSFAMQFVADICEVEVERPAFQEMTALGAARLAALGVGLLPDLEARPAEAPACWKPRMKADERERLLSGWRRAVKAAIIAAPDRA; encoded by the coding sequence ATGAGCCTGATCCTTGCCATCGACCAGGGCACGACCTCGACCCGCGCCATCGCCTTCGAGGTCGCGCCTCAGGCAGCGCGAAGCGCGGTAGGCGAAGAAGAAGGGGACCTGAGGCCCGTCGCAGTCAGCCAGATCGAGCTGGCCCAGCATTTCCCGAAGTCCGGCTGGGTCGAACATGACGCCGCCGAAATTTGGGCCGCAACGCTCCAGACCTGTCGCGAGGTGGTGCGCAAGGCCGGCGGCGTTGCCCGCTTCAACGCCATCGGCATCACCAATCAGCGGGAAACGGCCGTGATCTGGGACGCGGCGACCGGCGAGCCTCTGCATCGCGCCATCGTCTGGCAGGATCGCCGCACCGCCGACGTCACCGCACGCCTGACTGCCCAGGGCCACGAGCCGAGGGTCCAGACCGCGACCGGCCTGATCCTCGATCCCTATTTCTCGGCGACCAAGTTCGCCTGGCTCCTGGATGCTGTGCCCGGATCGCGCGAGCGGGCGGCGAAGGGCGAGGTCAAGCTGGGCACGATCGACGCCTGGCTGATCTGGAAACTGACCGGCGGCCGGGTCCACGCCACCGACGCGACCAACGCTTCCCGCACGTCTCTGATGGATCTGAGTTGCGTCGAGTGGCGTGACGACCTATGCGCCTTGTTCGACATCCCGCGCGAAGCCCTGCCCGACATCGTCCCTTGCGCGGGTGTAATCGGCGAGAGCGATCCGGCGCTGTTCGGCCAACCGCTACCCATCGCCGGATCAGCAGGGGACCAGCAGGCGGCTCTTGTCGGGCACGGGGCGCTGAAGGCCGGGGACGCCAAGATTACTTATGGCACCGGCGCCTTTCTGGTCGCCAATGTGGGCGTGGAGCCGGTGGCCTCAACCCGGCGCCTATTGGGCACGCTCGGCTATCAGGCCGGCGGCCAGACCGCCTATGCGCTGGAAGGGTCGATCTTCTCGGCCGGCTCGGCGATCCAGTGGCTGAGGGACGGGGTCGGGCTGATCTCGGAGTCGCGCCAGTCGGAGGCGATGGCGCAGACCCTCAGGGACAACGGCGGGATCTACATGGTTCCGGGCTTCACCGGTCTGGGTGCGCCATGGTGGGAGCCGGAAGCGAGGGGAACCATCGTCGGGCTGACACGGGATTCCGGTCCGGCGCATTTCGTGCGCGCCGCGCTGGAAGCCCTGGCCTATCAGACGCGTGACCTGCTCGATGCCCTGGCCGCCGACGGCGCGCCGCCTCTGAAGACGCTGAAGGTGGACGGTGGTGTCACCGCCAACAGTTTCGCCATGCAGTTCGTCGCCGACATCTGCGAGGTGGAGGTGGAGCGTCCGGCCTTCCAGGAGATGACGGCTCTGGGCGCCGCGCGCTTGGCGGCCCTGGGCGTCGGACTGCTGCCCGATCTGGAGGCGCGACCCGCTGAAGCGCCCGCCTGCTGGAAACCGCGCATGAAGGCGGACGAGCGCGAGCGTCTGCTTTCCGGCTGGCGTCGGGCCGTGAAGGCCGCCATCATCGCCGCGCCGGACCGGGCGTGA